The Labrus mixtus chromosome 18, fLabMix1.1, whole genome shotgun sequence DNA segment CAATTCACTTCTCTTGTTGGTGTCCAAGTAGAAGTAAACAGGTCCTTTACTTAGAAGCAGCCTACTAATACCATAAAGTATAAATACTGTGACTTCAAGTCCTGCACTGAAAATGTAAGCAACGCCAAAGTGAAAGTCGGCCTGTGTAATATTGTGTGCTGTAATAAGGTAGCACAAGTAGACCAACACAAATGAGCCCATTtcaagaaaaggagaaaatatcCTTTGTGTTTCTACAATAAATCACAATCAATCAAAAGCTGCTAAATGACACAAAGAcacttcaataaagttgagtaaaTTTATTGACCCCCTCATCATACAAATGTGTTTAGAAACCAATTGTCCACAATTTTCCACAGAACAGGAACAAGTGCAGcagataaaatgaaaaaaagaaaacgaggTCCTGACAAAAATTACATTCAAATATACAAACAAGATGCCATAACTCTTCACAAAATAACTTTACCTAAGATCtgttacacacattaaaagtcaAGGTTGAGACGGATGTACACATGCAAAAACAATGTACACAATTAAAAACTAACATTGTGACATTTGACATCCAGTCCAGgtttataaaagaaaatcacattttatccGTATCGTTCCCGGACTAACAACAGACTGGTCCCTTCAATCCCATCACTCCTCTCCTGTGTTTTCTTGCACCCTTtgccttgtttttcttctttcacaaACATTTGAGAACATAGAAATTACAGGCAGTACCCCGAGGACAGCTGCACAGCGTTCCAATACGCGCGCCTTTACGCACGGCACACGGCTCCCCAGCGTCACACTGCAATGattgaaaatgattattttcttgccaaaaaaaatctttaaccctttaaaacaatgaattttACACGTATGCCTAGAGAATTTTGAATTTATGCATGCTCTAAGAAGACAAATAACCTTTTAAACCGCTTTTACCTCAGCGTATTTACACATAGTACATCCGAAATACTACAAAACATAGGCCTACCTACTAAATTGATGAGTTAGACCCAATATTTCAAATGTCATGTACATACCGAAGGCAGCCAGCCAAGCTTTTTCTCTAAAGGCATCTCTTTGCTCCTCAGCTTCTCCAAAACTTCTTGCAAGGCGTCAATCTGCATTGAAAAGAGTTCAGATTAAACTTTAGTGAAAGATAAATTAGAATCATTAGAGCTTGACTTGACATTGGAAACTCATTAGACTTCATTTCGAAGCTGAACATTTCAGCCCCTTGCTTCCTGTGCGTAATCGTTTGTAATAGATCATTTCGCGAGCTTCTCTCCAGAACATATCAAATATTGTACAATTTCCTTCATAAATTCTCTCACCAGGTCTCTCTCCTGCTGAGTCTTCAGGGAGAAATCCAACGATCGCGTCTCCAGAGAGGAGTCCTCTGCGCGAGCTAACCACAGAAaggtgcagcagcaggtggCCGCGAGGAGGAGAGCACGAGCGCTGATCATGgtgctgaaacacaaacaggaggcGTCTTTATCTTTAGGGTGGGGGGAAGTCAGTCAAAACGCCCTGGACGTATGGAAGTCTCCGGTACTAAGATGCCCCCCTCTTTATACGCTTCGCTGACATCAGCAAACCTCTGAAATATTGATGGAACATTGTGACACAGGTGACACTGATCAGCACCTTTGTATCTTTAGATAATCACAGGAAGGGACCTGACAGGGGGAAATCACGGAGGGGTTAAAGGTGGATTTACCTGCcataaaacatatttgataaagTAAACTGGTGGCTGATGGGGTTGAAAAGTCATTTTCGTCAATGATAGCATTTTATGCTGCATGTCTGACTTATTGATGAGTCGCTTTGATTTGATTCTGGCTCCCCCACAGATCATCGCAGAACAAATACAACGGACATGGCATTCAACTGTTGTGATTTGTCTTACACATAtatcttttatttgtattaactGTTGTTGAGAGATATTTTGTGAACACAAACCGTGTCCCCTTCTTTATGTTGCCACGAATCTATTCTCCTTCTCCCCTTCTGTCATGTTCAATAAAAGTGAAATCAGACCTCAGGTTGACCCACATTAACACCAATCTGTAATCAGGACCCAATTTCCTTTTGTAGGAATGACCTAaacctgcctgtgtgtgtgtgtgtgtgtgtgtgtgtgtgtgtgtgtgtgtgtgtgtgtgtgtgtgtgtgtgtgtgtgtgtgtgtgtgtgtgtgtgtgtgtgtgggtgtgtgtatgtaggttTCACACAACACTAAAGGATGAAGCAATACGTTCAGTGTGAGAAAAGTTGCATAAAATGGTCACCAAGACACCTTTGTTATTACGTTCTATAGTTGTTATTGTAAAGCCAATATGAATAAAATTGATTAAATACTATACTTTTATTTGCAAGGGAATTGTACCTTTATATTTAGTTTGATGTGATTCAAAAAGATTTGGCTATTTGTTTAAAGATGAATGACTTGATTACTGTAAAGCAATATTACCTTTAAccttttgaaagaaaaatgaaagatgaTATCAGTCTTAGATCCTCaggtgggggcctcctggtcgttccaaagtcgagacttaaaactaaaggtgaccgggccttttcagtcagggcccctcgactttggaacgaccgccctgaggagataagacttgcagattccctcaattcttttaaatcccttcttaaaacatacttttacagacttgcttttatgtgatgtcgtcttcttaatgtcttttcttactggttttactatttttatcttcttttacttcttactgtccttttatttatggtcttatctcgtatttatgctcatatcttaatctcctcttgtgttttaacttggaaatttcttatcttacttactttgtctatttatgtttcatatttatatttactttttatttttattaatattatagtttttttttatcctttaaccacttgtttctatttcttttactgctcttaccttcgtattgctgttatctttttatttatttttttcagctcttttagtttcttacatttttttaaatctttggttcctcttggtctcagctctagttgttgggttcttgtgtttcctgggttcttataatggttcttgtgatggtcgggttatatatgtctgttgggtatcgtgcactttgggttcttttctgttgaattgtatttaattatttttagtattttgcatctgttatattcttgctgttgttaatgttcttctgtgtttggtttagtttgctttgttcttgtttttgctgtttgtcaaagcactttgtaaacctgtgtttttaaaaggtgctatataaataaaataaataaaagttattataaatatcttcaaaaacgttttcttttttatttcccttttcgTGTAGCTGACTCTACTCTGTTAATCTGATGATCTAATTTGTTAGTTTTATTCGACTCTCACCGCGGGGGGGCGCCAGCACTCTGTGAAGCTCTGTGAGGCAGGGGAAGTGATTACAATACACCCGGAAGTGCAATAAGGCCTACAAGCAGCTACCTGAAAGTGCATTGGTGCTAGCTCTAAATCTATTAATTCCGACGTTTCTCTCCTTACGCTTAGTTTCTAGCGAAAGCAACAATGTCTGAAAGAAAAGTGTTGAATGTGAGTATCTTTACGCCAACTACGAGCTTTGTCAGCGATATTAAAAAATGAGCGTTTGAAACCAATGAGGTTAACATTACCTTCAAGCTAAGTGTTTTTAGCAACTATTAATGAATTTGAGagtaatattttaaattaagttttccGCGAATTCCCATGTAGGCATCCAAAGTGTCTTATTTATGTCTCCAGCTTTCAAACTTCTGTTCCCCTGTTATTCTATATGCTTTAATAACTTCATTACAAATCCAGGTGTTTCATTAACAGATCTGTGTTTTGTCTCCAACAGAAATACTACCCACCAGATTTCGATCCATCTAAAATCCCGAAGCTTAAACTCCCCAAAGATCGTCAGTATGTGGTCAGATTGATGGCTCCCTTCAATATGAGGTATGTCTGTTTCACCTGTGGGTCAAACCCCGCTCAGGCGCTCACTCTTTACCATCCACTTCCTCTTATATCCAGTAAAAATTATAATTGGAACAAATTTTACATGCAAAAAAACGTATTCTCTAtaacaggggtgggcaactggcggcccgggggccacatgcggccccaaTCAACCCTCAaggtggccctcaggtcaatctTTATATgaagaaaatatgacaaaatctgccatgaaatcatgaaaaccagaagtatgtccataataataattGATCACTGgtttatgttgagttaaattggagacaacatcgtttttgtattctacaatttggccctctggcagtgagaattaaatgaatgtggcccttgctgcgACCAAAGTTGCCCCTCCCTGCTCTATAACCATATttataaaatacactttatcaATCCCGCGAGAGGGAATTTAATTTGATACTCTGTGAGAcatgctccacacacacaggctgaaatacacacaccatcatcatcgtcatcatcaacctttatttaagttctcgga contains these protein-coding regions:
- the LOC132993161 gene encoding cocaine- and amphetamine-regulated transcript protein-like — its product is MISARALLLAATCCCTFLWLARAEDSSLETRSLDFSLKTQQERDLIDALQEVLEKLRSKEMPLEKKLGWLPSCDAGEPCAVRKGARIGTLCSCPRGTACNFYVLKCL